AGGAGTCGCAGCTGGCCTGTGGGCCGCATCCGCCGTTGTCGCAGGCGGTGGCGGACGAGGCGGTGCGCACGGGGACGGTCATCACCCCGAGGTGGAGCAACTGCTCGGGCAAGCACGCGGGGATGCTGGCGTTGGCGAAGCACCACGGCTGGCCCACGGAAGGGTACGAGCGCGCGGGGCACCCGGTGCAGGAGCGCATCCTCGAGGAGGTGGCGCACTGGACGGGGCTGCCGGCGGGCTCGCTGTTGCAGGCGGTGGACGGGTGCACGGCGGTGTGCTTCGGGCTGCCGCTGCGGGCCATGGCGATGGCGTACGCGCGCCTGGGCGTGGCGGAGCTGGAGGCGGCGAAGCGGCTGCGCGAGGCCATGTGGGCGCACCCGGAGCTGGTGGCGGGCACGGGACGGCTGTGCACGGAGCTGATGGCGGCGGGGCGCGGGGTGGTGCTGGCGAAGGTGGGGGCCGAGGGCATCTACAGCGCGGCGGTGCCGGCGTTGGGGCTGGGGCTCTCCCTGAAGGTGGAGGACGGGGACATGCGGTGCTCGCCGCCGGCGCTGCTGGAGGTGTTGCGGCAGGTGTTCGAGAGGTACGAGCGGCGCGTGTCGGTGCCGATGGAGGGGCTGGGGCACCACGTGGAGCCGCTGCAGCGCAACACCCGGGGAGTGGTGACGGGCAGCTTGCGCGCCGTGGGGCGGCTGCGCTTCTCATGAAGGGCAAGGAGGCCGCCATGGCGCGCCGGGTGGGCAGTGACAGCACGGTGGCCCGGTTCGAGGTCGCGCGGGCCAACCAGGAGCGGGTCTTCGCGGAGAGCGCGCTGCGGGGCGAGCGCGTGGTGTCGCGGGTGCGCCTCGCGCTGTTGGTGCTGGTGACGTTGAGCCAAGCCGTCATCGCGCGGATCTCGGGCGAGCTGGCTCCGAGGGATCCGCTGAGGATGGCGGCGGTGCTGGGCTATCTGGTCTTCGCGATCACCCTCGCGCTGGGGCTGCACCTGCAGAAGAAGCCGAACCCGCGCAGGGCGAGGTGGATGCCGGTCTGCGCCACGCTGCTGGACTGTGCCTTCTTCGGCTTCGTGGCGTGGCGAGGGGCCTCGTTGTCGGGGAAGTTCAACCCGCAGATGCTGGCGGCGAGCTGCGCGGTGGTGATCGCGTTCTCGGTGGCGCGCTACAGCTGGCTGCACGTGGTGCTGTCCACGGTGACGTCCTCGGCGACGTACGCGCTGGTGTGCTGGGCGCTGGGGGAGTTCTCCTTCTCGAAGGTGAGCTTCGTGGTGGGCTGCTACCTCGCGCTGGGGCTGCTCATCGGGTGGGCGAACCTGGCGGTGAGCAGCATGTTCCTGGGGCTGAGGAGGCGCGACAACCTCTCGCGTTTCCTGCCGCGGCAGGTGGTGGAGCGGGTGCTGCAGACGGGGGACGGGACGCTGGAGCCGGTGCAGCGGGAGGTGACGATCCTCTTCAGCGACATCCGGGACTTCACGGCGCTGAGCGAGTCACTGCCCCCGCGAGCGGTGCTGGGGCTGCTGGACGACTACTTCGGGCACATGGGGCAGATCGTGATGGGGCACGGGGGCATCGTGAACAAGTTCCTGGGGGACGGGATGCTGGCGTGCTGGGGAGTGCCGGACGGGGACGTGAATCACGCGGTGCACGCGATGCAGGCGGCGTTGGACATGCGCAAGAAGCTGGAGGAGCTCAACGCGTGGAGGCAGCAGCGGGGGGAGCCGGCGCTGCGCATCGGCATCGGGCTGCACACGGGGGTGGTGGCGGCGGGGATGCTGGGAGGCGCGGAGCAGCACGAGTACACCGTGATCGGGGACGCGGTGAACCTGGCCTCGCGGGTGGAGGGACTGACGAAGGCGTTGGGGGTGGACATCCTGGTGAGCGAGAGCACCTGGAAGGCGGGGCAGGGCCGTTTCCAGGGCAAGCGGATGTCCGAGGAGCGGGTGAAGGGGAGGAAGGAGGCGGTGGTGGTCTACACCCTCGAGGGGCGAGCGCCGCCGGAGAAGGCGGAGCCCGCGCCCGGGATGCCGAGAACCGCCGAATCCCACTGAGCGCCCCTCCCTCTCCCCTCGGGAGAGGGTCAGGGTGAGGGTATTTGTCCCCCGGGTTGAGCCACGAGGGCCTACCCGAGGCTCACCGGGCCGTCTGCGGAGCCGTCTGCGCCTGGGCCGCCACCTTGTAGTCCCCGGTCAGCAGGGCGACGAAGAACAGCGGGCCGACGAGGGCGTGGACGAGGTTGGTGAGGAAGGAAGGCGACTTCTTCTCCCAGACGGCGTGGCCCGCGAGCTGGACGAGCCAGCCGAAGAGGGCGATGCCGATGACGGCCTCGCGAGGCAGCATGCGGCCCAGCGGAATGCACAGGGCGGCGGCGACGGAGACGATGAGTCCCAGCCTGGCGTCGGCGCGCACGAACCAGATGGAGGCCAGGGCCCAGGCCACGTAGGCGAGGGTGAGCGAGCCCCCGGGCAGCGCGGGGACTGACACCAGCCGCACCCAGTCCAGCATGGCGACGATGTGCAGGACGATGAGGGGGATGGCGATCTTGTGGGTGAGGCGGTTGGTGGGGTGCTGGTGGGCGGAGATGTACTCGTCGAACAGCGCCTGGGTCTGTGGTTTCAGCATGGGGAGACTCTAACCCTCCGTCGGACCGGATGTTACTTCGCGCGGTGGAAGTCCAGCCGCACCCACTCGCCCTGTTGGGCACCCGGCTCTGGCACCAGGCCGAGGTTCACGTACGCCGCTTCCACCTCCGCCTTCTGATGCGCGAGCACGCCGGCCATCAGCAGCCTGTCCTTCACCTTGGGGACGATGAGGGGCGCCAGCTCGATGAGCGTGTTGGCGAGGATGTTGGCCACCACCAAGTCGAAGGGGCCCTCCACCGCCGTCAGCTCCTTGCCCGACAGCTCCACGTCCGGGGTGCCGTTGTCCACGGCGTTCTCCCTCGCCAGCTCCACCGACACCGGATCGTTGTCCGTGCCCACCACCCGTCCGGCGCCCAGCTTCTTCGCGGCAATCGCCAGCACGCCCGTCCCCGTGCCCACATCCAGCACGCTCGCTCCCGGATGGGTGCTCATGTAGTCATCCACCGCACCCAGACACAGGGAGGTGGTGGGGTGGTCGCCGGTGCCGAAGGCCATCTTCGGCTCGATGACGAGCCGCACCTTGTCGGCCGGGGCGTTTGGCGCCTCCCAGGGGGGGCCCACCCACAGCCGTCCCACCTGCACCGACTTGATGTGGGCCTTCCAGGCATTGCTCCAGTCCTGCTGCTGCTCCTCGGCCAGCTGCAGCCGCGCCGAGGGGTAGGCCTCGTGCAGCTCCGCGCGCGCCTGCTCGGCCGTGTCCGCGTCCTCGAAGTAGGCCACGATGATGGCCTCTCCCACGGCGGGGGCCCGCACTCCCGGCATGGTGGGGCCCTCCCGGTCCCTCACTTCCAGTCCCATGGCGCCCAGCTCGTGCAGCAGATCCTGGGCGGCCTCCGACTCCGTTTCCGGCAGATCCACCGTGAGTGTCTGATACGTCCCCGTCATGTGGCCCTTCTCGCGTCTGGCGTTGCTTTCCCGAAGATGCCGGGATGCCTGCAGCGGGGAAAGAAATTTCCGAGTCGGGGCGTCTGCTCCGCTGCTCGTCCCGTAGGGGAGCCGAGGATGCGATGATCCCTCGTCGGAATTTGCGGTAAGCTGCTTCACCAAGGACCATGTAGTAGCCCTCGAAGCTCAGCCTGTTTTCTGTGCGCCCGGTGTCTGGATGGTGTTGGGGCTTCGGCTCGGGGGCGCCGAGATGATGGAATCCCTATGAAGCGAACCCGCCGCAATACCGGTTTCTCCCTCATCGAGATGGCGACTGTGACGGGCATCGTCGCCGTTCTCGCCGCGCTCGCGTACGCCGCGTTGGAGGTGTTGCCTCAGCGCACGCGTCTGACAGGTGGCGCGCTCGAGTTCGCCGCGGTCATCTCCAGCGCCCGCTCGCACGCGTATGGCCGCAACCAGCGCGTGGCGGTGTTGCTCAACGCGGACGGACCCACGCTGGGTGACCCCATCCGTTACTGGGTGGTGGTGGATCCCTGGTCCAACCTGGCCGAGGCGATGAAGTCCAAGCCCGACTGGAAGGATCTGAAGGAGCTGACGCCCGGAACTCCCGCGCCTCCCGGCTCGGAGTTCTCGGTGTTCGACTCGGGCCACTTCAACCCCTCGGTGCGCGTGCTGTCGGGCGGCTTCATCGAGGCCGTGGGCCGCGTGGCGCACAAGGGCTGCACCTCGCTGCTGGCCACGCGCATCGGCCTCGCCAAGGGCCAGCCGTCGGTGCGTCCCGACATCTTCCCGCCGCCCTTCTGCTTCGTTCCCAGCGAGAAGCCTTGCACCTTCTGCTCGGGGGACGGCACCACCAAGCCGATCCGGGGTGTCATCTTCTTCGAGCCGGATGGCGGAGTGACGTTCGCCGATGCCCACGGCAATCCGTCTCCGGATGGCGCGGCCTCCATCGCCTTCCTCCCGGTGGGCGGCGGCGGTCTGCAGAGCGCGCAGGCCATCGTCATCACCAACACTGGTCTCGTCCGGACCTTCTCGGCCGCGAGGTGATTGCCATGCCGCGACACGCTTCCTTCCGTCCACGCCACGGCTTCACGACGATCGAGTCCCTCATCGCCGCCGTGGTGTTCCTGGTGGGCCTCGCCGGTCTGCTGGGCGCGCTCGTCCAGGCGCGTGGTGCCACCGGCCAGGCCCGCAGGCTCATGCAGGCCACCGATATCGCCAACGACCTGGCCGAGCAGATCCAACTGTGGAACTTCACCGACCCGCGCCTGGCCGCCAATGACGCCTTGTGCGCGAATGATCCGTTGGACAAGACGCGCAAACTGCACAGGCCGAAGACCGCTGAATACAACGCCTACATCGCGTGCATGCACGGCGAGCTGATGTTGCGCCTGAGTGGCGCCTCGTTCGGCGGCCTGCAGCGGCCCGTCTTCAAGGACGAGGACAAGGTCGAGGGCCGTAACGAGACCGCCTACCAGCGCTTCTACATCGTCCGCACGGAGACCGTGCGCGAAGGGGTGCAGCGCATGCAGGTCTGGGTCAAGGTGCTCTACCTGGATGCGGGGGAACCGCGCGTCGTGACGACCCAGACGATGCGCATCCAGATGGGAGGCGTGTGATGCGGCGCCAGCGTGGATTTACCCTCATCGAGCTGATGGTGGGCTCGGCCGTGACGTTCCTCACGGTGCTCGCGGTCTCCGCAGCCTTCCTGGGCTACACCCAGTCCTTCTACACGCAGGCGGGCATCCGCGGCGGGCAGGCCTCGTTGCGCCAGACGCACATGATGGTGGTGCGCAACCTGCGCATGGCCGGCTATGGCATGGAGCCGCCGCTCGCCTTCGAGTTCCCGGACAACTGGTCGCGTGACTCGATCGGTGCCGTCAACCGCTCGGACCGGCTCGTCTTCCGGATGCGCAACCCGGCGTTCAACGCCTTCGCCTCCACCATGACGTCCTCGTCCATCAGCCTGGCCAAGGGTCTTCCCGAGTCCCTGCGCAAGGGGCAGATCGTCCAGGTGGTGTGCCCGGGCGCGCTCGCCTGGAGCTACGCGCAGCTGAGCCTGAATGCCGACAAGGGCGCCACGGACCTGTCGCTGGAACCGGCCACCGGCAAGTTCCCCCGGCTCAACGACTTCTCCTCGAGCTGCTTCGGCTCCGGTGCCGGCGGAATGGGCGTGTACGTCTTCAAGATCGACGTCTACGACTACTCCATCCAGCTCATCGACGAGGATGGCAATCCCGGTACCCCGGCGCGGCCCTACCTGTTCCGCCGTCACGGGCTGGCCGAGGGCGACCCCAACTCGTATGGCGAGCCGGTGGCCGAGGACATCGAGGCGCTGCGCGTCTCCTTCCTGCGGGGCAACGGCGCCTACTTCCTCCCCTCGAAGTACGACGACCCGGCGCACCCGGCGCCCGATTACGGGACGCCCCTGAACGACGACAAGCGCAACAACGACAACCCGGCCAACATCCGCGCCGTGGTGGTGGGCCTGGTGGCCCGCAGCAGCACCCGCGACTCGGCCGCCAATCCCCAGCTGATGAACCAGATTCCCTCCTTCGGCACCAAGCTGGTCACCTCGAGCGGTGTGCTCGTCCCCGTGGCCGAGGAGCCCATCATCAAGCCCAAGGACTACGGCTTCCGCCGCGTCGTCTCCGAGATGTCGGTGCACGTGCGTAACATGCGCTCCTCGGAGATGCCGGTGCCCGTCTATACGCTGGACGCTACGACTCCGGACGCCTGCAAGGGTGTCCTTCCCAAGGATGACTTCAATTGCGCTGGAGGCTAGGAGGACTTGCCATGAAGAAACGCCTCGGCAGACGCGGTTCCGTGTTGTTGCTGGTGGTGGTGTTGCTGGCGGTCATCAGCCTGCTGGCCGCCGCCGCCGTTTCCTTCTCCCACAGTGAGCTGGGCGCCGCCCGGAACGAGCGCTCCGGCGACGAGCTGCTCGCGTGCGCCGACGCGGGCCGTCAGTACATGCTCTCGCGCTTCAGCCTCCTGGATGGCGCGCCCGTGGAGCTCGAGGCCGTCAACGTGGACCTCAACGCGCCGGGTGCCAACAGATGCCCCGACGCCGGCACCGTCCCCGAGGACGCCCGGTGTGCGCGTAGCGGCCACATGGGCCAGATGTCAGTGGCGGGCATCACGGCCGTCGAGGGAAGGGCGGGCGGAGACCGGCGAGCGCTGAGAGATCTGTCCAATACTGTCGGAAAAACCACCTTGGGTGGAGTTCCGCATAAGATTACGGTCCACTGTGTGGACGAAAACGGTCGTGGGACCGAAGTGGAATTCGTCGTTCGGTTCGGTCTCTAGGAGCCTTTCATGATGCGCATCGACTTCGACACCATGCGACGTGCCCTGCGGAAGCCATTGGTCCGCGGGGTCGGCGTGGCTGCGGGCGTAGTGGTTGCGGGGGCCGCGGGACTGCTGGCCAGGGAGAGCCGCTCGGGTGAGGTGGACATGCCCCCGAAGGCCGCGTGCTGCACGAGCGCGCTGGCCATCGGTGACGCGATGATCAACCCCTCGCAGGGCGGCGACAAGGACTTCTTCGAGGTGCCTTCCAGCCCTCCGAGCGCCATGTTCCTGCTGGGCAACAACGAGTCCATGCAGGACTTCCCGCAGGACCTGCCCGAGGTGGCCACGCCGGGTTGGTACGCGGCCAACAAGGTGCCCGCGGTGCCCGTGACTCCCAAGGGAGATCACGGCAGCGAGGGCTCGGCCGGTCTCGCCATGGACACGGGCTGCGAGGATCCAGCGCTCGTCTCCGCGATGAGCTGGTTCGACAAGAGCAGCACCGAACCGGAGAAGAACGGCTCCATCGTCTACGACTCCGACGGCGCCATGCCGTCGCCGTTCTTCGACCCGAACCGCTTCTACTTCTCGCGTGGCCGGCGCCTCTCCTGGAACGTGAAGGAGGGTCCGTGGACCATCAACGGTAACGACTTCAATGGCCCCATGAACAGCTACGGGGACACGCTGACGGCGTGCTACGCGAGCGTGGGCTGGGACACGACGGACTACCCCTATGGCTCCATCGACTCGCCCATCATGACCGAGTGCCGGGCGTGTCTGGCGAGCAAGGGCTGGTGGCGCGGTCCGATCGTGACGCCCAAGACGCAGGCGACGAATCCGGGCCAGGCCGGCCCCGTCAAGGAGCTGGACGAGCCGCCGCTGCGTCCCGAGGCGTTCCGCAAGTGGGTGCTCAGTGGCCGCGTGCTCAACGTGCGTCCGCCCAAGTTCGTGGTGGCGCGCAAGGTGCTCAAGGACGTCATCCGCATCGCCCCCAACGTGCGCATGGGCGTGGCCACCTTCGGTGAGGACCACGGTTGGTTCGACCCCGCGCTCATCCTCGAGCCGCTGCGTCCGAGCTGCGACGACTCCTTCCCGGAGATCAAGGACTCGGTCTCGTCGACGGGCCTCAACCGGCCCCTGCTGACCAATGCCGTGAACAAGGTGGTCTTCCGCAACAACGAGCGCTCCATCGGCGAGGCGCTGTTCGCGCTGGGTGGCTACTTCTCCTCCCAGAAGTCGGACAACAAGTGGGAGAACTGGTTCAAGCAGCCCCTCAACCCCGGCGACTTCGGCTGGCCGGGCTGCTGCAACGGCGGCACCTACGATGACCCGTACACCGGCAAGCCGGGCGCCTTCTGGGGCGTGGATTCCGCGGAGTGGGTCAAGCCGCCCTATACGCACCCCGTTACCGGCAAGTACCTGCCGGGCCAGCCCTGGGAGAATCAGGTCAGTGGCCACAAGTCCGTGTGCTTCGGCTGCCAGGTCAGCTCCGTCATCGTCCTGACGGACGGCGCGCCCAAGTACGACAACTCCGTGCCCATCACGAAGATGATGCAGCTGCTCATCGAGAAGGGCGTCAAGCACGGCGCCCGGACGGGCCTGCTGGAGGGCACGCCGGTCAAGTTCGACCCGATCGACCCCGAGCTCAACCCGGACGTGGGCGGCATCAACTACTGCGACCAGTTCGTGAAGGTGGACAACACGGAGCCCACGCCGGACGTGTACTTCACCAAGGCGGACTGCGACTACACCGACTACAACTGGCCGGTGGGCCACGGTGTGGGCAACAAGAACTTCATGGATGACGTGTCGTTCTTCCTGGCCAACATGGACTTGCGCGACGACATGGCGGGCGTGCAGTCCATGCGCACGTACACCATCGGTTATGGCGACAACAGCGCCATGCTCCAGAGCATCGCGCGGGCCGGCAAGGGCAACTTCTACCAGGCCAACGACGCCGTGCAGCTGCGCACCGCCATCCTGGACGCGCTCGGCGACATCCGGCAGCTGTCCACGTCGTTCGCTGCCGCCAACATCTCCGGCGTGCAGGCCTCCGGCGCGCAGGCCTCTGTGTTCGTGCCGCGCTTCATCCCGCGCCGCAACCGTCCGTACGAGGGGCACCTCTACCGCTTCTTCTACTACAGCGAGTTCGCGCAGGGCTGCGACTCCGCCCGGGCCAAGACCACGCTTGGGGACGACTTCGATCTCAACGAGGACAAGGACTGCGACGACACCTTCTTCGTGGACAGCGACGGCATCAGCTACGTGTCGCCCGGTGTTCCGGATGTGAAGAGCTTCAAGAAGATCAACATCGTCCAGGAGAACACCGAGGGCGACTGGGTCAAGCAGAGCACGGCCACGCCCGTGGGTGATGGCAAGGTGGAGGGGGGCGTGAAGGCCAAGCCCTTCTGGAACCTGGGAGACACGGTCGGCAAGCGCTCCGCGGCGCTGCACTGCGATCCCTCCTGGCGGCCCGGCGGAGCGCCCAAGGACGACTTCACGCTGGGCCGCTGCATCTTCACGATGATCGACCGGGACAACAACGGCAAGTTCGACGTGGCGGACAACCCGCCCGTCGAGTTCCACCCGGACAACATCGGCGAGCTGCAGAAGTACGTGATGGCGGGCGGTGACACCTTCTGCAGCACGCTCTACGCCAAGGCGGGCCTGGGGCCGTGGGATGGCACTCCCGCGCAGCAGAAGACGTGTGCCGAGACGCTCATCCGCTTCGTGCGCGGCGTGGACGTCTTCGACTACGACGGTGACTCCAACAAGACCGAGGAGCGGCCGTGCGCGGACAACAAGCCGGGTGAGAAGAAGTCCTGCAAGCTCGCGGACATCTTCCACTCCACGCCGGTGACGGTGGAGGCTCCGGGTGAGCCCTTCCTCTGCTCGCTGGGCCTCAATGGCCAGTGCGTGTCCACGCTCTACGAGGACTTCTCCAACTCGGTGTCCTCCGAGCCCCGGTGTGCGGTGAGTGGCGGCGCCAAGCCCTGCTACCAGCGCACGCCCCTGGCGGCGAGCACCAAGGGCGCGCGCAATGGCGCCTATGGCGACTTCCAGAAGGACATGTTCAGCCGTCCCCGCGTCGCGCTGGTGGGCTCCAACGGCGGCATGCTCCACGCCATCCACGTGGGTGACGCCGTGGGGACCGCCGCGGATGTCGCCTCGGGCAAGAAGGGCTTTGGCTCCACCTACACCGTGGGCACGGGCGAGGAGCTCTGGGCCTTCATCCCGCCGGATCTGCTGCCCAAGCTGAGCCTGATGGTGGGCGCCAAGCACGAGTACTTCGTGGATGGCACGCCCATGGTGCGTGACATCTGGGCGGACGGCGGGCTCAAGACGACCGCGGAGTCCGCGGCCGACAAGGACGGCACCAAGCAGGCCGACGAGTTCCGCACCATCGCCGTCATCACCGAGCGTGGCGGCGGCCAGCGTTACGTGGCGCTGGACGTGACGGACCCGTACCTGATGCTCAAGAGCATGGAGGCGCCGTCGGATCCCTCCAGCAAGCCGTTCCGCTGGATGTTCCCCAACGCGTGCGATCCCCAGTCGGCCAGCATGGGCCAGTCCTGGTCCAACTTCGCTCCCAAGCCGCCTCCCATCGGACCGGTGCGCCTGGAGGCCACCTCCGGCACGGACGGCACCCGTGGGTGGGAGGAGCGCTGGGTGGCGGTGCTCAACGGTGGCTACAGCTCGGACCTGACGCGCGGCCGCGGCGTCTACATGGTGGACGCGTGGACGGGCAAGATGTTGTGGTCCGCGGAGGCCCAGCCGGGCTTCAAGGCGTCGAGCCCCTACAACGACGTGCTCAACCAGATGATGCCCGTGGCGGCCTCTCCGGCGCTGGTGGACATCGGCAAGGCGGAGACCGTGGAGCGGGACCTGGACGGCTTCTTCGACACCATGGTCGTCGGCGACATGGGCGGCCAGGCGTGGACGTTCCGCTTCAAGAAGCCGGGCACGCTGGACGGCTCGGGCCGGGTGACCAACTGGTTCGGTGCGCGCTCGCTGGAGATGCAGCGTGAGGATGGCTCCACCATCGGGCCGCAGAACGCCCATGAGAAGGCGCCCTTCTTCAACATTCCCTCCAACGTCCTGCAGCCGGACACCGGCTGGCTGCGCAGCTTCATGGGCACCGGCGACAAGCAGCACCTGCGCACCACGGCGGGCTCGGACTGCGGACCGGACGACCTGCTGGCCTGCATCCGGCTCAAGTGCAACGTGTCGGCCAAGCTGGTCGCCGAGGTCAACGGCCAGAAGCGCAGCACCACGCTCAAGTACGAGCTGGGCGTGCTCAAGGAGAACAAGGAGGACTGGGTGACGGGCCTGGGGGATGCGTGCTCCAGCTCGCGCATGGAGCTGACGGAGCTCTCCATCAGCTGCCCCGCCGCGTCGCTCGGCGCCACCACGTACCCGACGCCCTGGACGGGCGCCGAGAAGACGTTCAAGACGGAGTCCTTCGCCAAGAGCAC
The sequence above is drawn from the Archangium gephyra genome and encodes:
- a CDS encoding asparaginase; translated protein: MSSLLIESTRSGHVESVHQVSVAVVDARGELVASAGNPERVSMWRSAAKAFQALPLVRDGAADRFGFGPRELALACASHSSEPVHREVCAGMLRATGCEESQLACGPHPPLSQAVADEAVRTGTVITPRWSNCSGKHAGMLALAKHHGWPTEGYERAGHPVQERILEEVAHWTGLPAGSLLQAVDGCTAVCFGLPLRAMAMAYARLGVAELEAAKRLREAMWAHPELVAGTGRLCTELMAAGRGVVLAKVGAEGIYSAAVPALGLGLSLKVEDGDMRCSPPALLEVLRQVFERYERRVSVPMEGLGHHVEPLQRNTRGVVTGSLRAVGRLRFS
- a CDS encoding adenylate/guanylate cyclase domain-containing protein codes for the protein MKGKEAAMARRVGSDSTVARFEVARANQERVFAESALRGERVVSRVRLALLVLVTLSQAVIARISGELAPRDPLRMAAVLGYLVFAITLALGLHLQKKPNPRRARWMPVCATLLDCAFFGFVAWRGASLSGKFNPQMLAASCAVVIAFSVARYSWLHVVLSTVTSSATYALVCWALGEFSFSKVSFVVGCYLALGLLIGWANLAVSSMFLGLRRRDNLSRFLPRQVVERVLQTGDGTLEPVQREVTILFSDIRDFTALSESLPPRAVLGLLDDYFGHMGQIVMGHGGIVNKFLGDGMLACWGVPDGDVNHAVHAMQAALDMRKKLEELNAWRQQRGEPALRIGIGLHTGVVAAGMLGGAEQHEYTVIGDAVNLASRVEGLTKALGVDILVSESTWKAGQGRFQGKRMSEERVKGRKEAVVVYTLEGRAPPEKAEPAPGMPRTAESH
- a CDS encoding DUF962 domain-containing protein, translating into MLKPQTQALFDEYISAHQHPTNRLTHKIAIPLIVLHIVAMLDWVRLVSVPALPGGSLTLAYVAWALASIWFVRADARLGLIVSVAAALCIPLGRMLPREAVIGIALFGWLVQLAGHAVWEKKSPSFLTNLVHALVGPLFFVALLTGDYKVAAQAQTAPQTAR
- the prmA gene encoding 50S ribosomal protein L11 methyltransferase, whose translation is MTGTYQTLTVDLPETESEAAQDLLHELGAMGLEVRDREGPTMPGVRAPAVGEAIIVAYFEDADTAEQARAELHEAYPSARLQLAEEQQQDWSNAWKAHIKSVQVGRLWVGPPWEAPNAPADKVRLVIEPKMAFGTGDHPTTSLCLGAVDDYMSTHPGASVLDVGTGTGVLAIAAKKLGAGRVVGTDNDPVSVELARENAVDNGTPDVELSGKELTAVEGPFDLVVANILANTLIELAPLIVPKVKDRLLMAGVLAHQKAEVEAAYVNLGLVPEPGAQQGEWVRLDFHRAK
- a CDS encoding pilus assembly FimT family protein yields the protein MKRTRRNTGFSLIEMATVTGIVAVLAALAYAALEVLPQRTRLTGGALEFAAVISSARSHAYGRNQRVAVLLNADGPTLGDPIRYWVVVDPWSNLAEAMKSKPDWKDLKELTPGTPAPPGSEFSVFDSGHFNPSVRVLSGGFIEAVGRVAHKGCTSLLATRIGLAKGQPSVRPDIFPPPFCFVPSEKPCTFCSGDGTTKPIRGVIFFEPDGGVTFADAHGNPSPDGAASIAFLPVGGGGLQSAQAIVITNTGLVRTFSAAR
- a CDS encoding type IV pilus modification PilV family protein produces the protein MPRHASFRPRHGFTTIESLIAAVVFLVGLAGLLGALVQARGATGQARRLMQATDIANDLAEQIQLWNFTDPRLAANDALCANDPLDKTRKLHRPKTAEYNAYIACMHGELMLRLSGASFGGLQRPVFKDEDKVEGRNETAYQRFYIVRTETVREGVQRMQVWVKVLYLDAGEPRVVTTQTMRIQMGGV
- a CDS encoding prepilin-type N-terminal cleavage/methylation domain-containing protein, whose protein sequence is MRRQRGFTLIELMVGSAVTFLTVLAVSAAFLGYTQSFYTQAGIRGGQASLRQTHMMVVRNLRMAGYGMEPPLAFEFPDNWSRDSIGAVNRSDRLVFRMRNPAFNAFASTMTSSSISLAKGLPESLRKGQIVQVVCPGALAWSYAQLSLNADKGATDLSLEPATGKFPRLNDFSSSCFGSGAGGMGVYVFKIDVYDYSIQLIDEDGNPGTPARPYLFRRHGLAEGDPNSYGEPVAEDIEALRVSFLRGNGAYFLPSKYDDPAHPAPDYGTPLNDDKRNNDNPANIRAVVVGLVARSSTRDSAANPQLMNQIPSFGTKLVTSSGVLVPVAEEPIIKPKDYGFRRVVSEMSVHVRNMRSSEMPVPVYTLDATTPDACKGVLPKDDFNCAGG